From Leptotrichia wadei, one genomic window encodes:
- a CDS encoding RNA-guided endonuclease TnpB family protein, whose product MKYNLAFKYRIYPNKEQELLINKTFGCVRFVYNTILYTANKFYKETGKNKIITPASLKSENQFLKEVDSLALSNAQLNVKRSFTNFFQKRAKFPKFKSKKNNVKSYTTNCVNDSIRIEENKYLVLPKLKRVKLKYHREIPKDYKIKSVTLTNSNGNYYVSVLTEFKKEIQKIPSNDKVIGLDFSMSELFVSSENQRADYSRYFRMLEKKLKKLQKSLLRKVKFSKNWYKQKAKISKLHEYIKNCRRDFLHKLSKKLSEMYNAVVVEDLNMKGMSQSLNFGKSVGDNGWGMFLRMLEYKLMLLGKQFLKISKWFPSSKTCSKCGNVKEELKLSERSYKCECCGIEIDRDYNAAVNIKNIGKLMLEY is encoded by the coding sequence ATGAAATATAATTTAGCATTCAAATACAGGATTTATCCAAATAAAGAGCAGGAATTATTGATAAATAAGACTTTTGGATGTGTTCGTTTTGTTTATAATACGATTTTGTACACTGCGAATAAATTTTATAAAGAAACTGGAAAAAATAAAATAATTACACCTGCTAGTTTGAAAAGTGAAAACCAATTTTTGAAAGAAGTAGACAGTTTGGCACTTTCAAATGCTCAATTGAATGTAAAACGATCGTTTACGAATTTCTTTCAAAAGAGAGCGAAGTTTCCAAAGTTCAAATCTAAAAAAAATAATGTTAAAAGTTATACGACAAATTGTGTGAATGATTCGATACGAATTGAAGAAAACAAATATTTGGTTTTGCCAAAATTGAAAAGAGTAAAATTGAAATATCATAGAGAAATACCGAAGGATTACAAGATAAAGTCAGTAACACTAACAAACAGTAATGGAAATTACTATGTTTCTGTTTTGACAGAATTTAAGAAAGAAATCCAAAAAATCCCAAGTAATGATAAAGTAATTGGACTTGATTTTTCAATGTCTGAATTATTTGTCAGTTCTGAAAACCAAAGGGCTGATTATTCAAGATATTTTAGGATGTTGGAGAAAAAATTGAAGAAATTACAAAAATCATTATTGAGAAAAGTAAAATTTTCTAAAAATTGGTATAAGCAAAAAGCGAAAATATCAAAATTGCATGAGTATATCAAAAATTGCCGAAGAGATTTTTTACATAAATTATCAAAAAAATTATCTGAAATGTATAATGCTGTGGTTGTTGAGGATTTGAATATGAAAGGGATGAGCCAGTCATTAAATTTTGGTAAAAGTGTAGGAGATAATGGATGGGGAATGTTTTTGAGAATGCTTGAGTATAAACTGATGCTTTTAGGGAAACAATTTTTGAAGATAAGTAAATGGTTTCCGTCATCGAAAACTTGCAGTAAATGTGGAAACGTTAAAGAGGAACTGAAATTATCAGAAAGAAGTTATAAATGTGAGTGCTGTGGGATTGAAATTGATAGAGATTACAATGCTGCAGTGAATATAAAAAACATTGGAAAATTGATGTTGGAATATTAG